A stretch of DNA from Micromonospora peucetia:
GTGCACCGCCACCAGCGGCAGCACCCCGACGGGGTACCAGGCGAGATCGACCGGATCGAACTGCACCCCGAGCACGAGTCGCGCCAGCAGGCTGCGCGCCGACAGCGCCGCCGGTATACCGGTCAGCTGCGACATCTCGACGGCCCAGCAGAAGGCGATCGCGATCGCGCCGGCCGCCGGTGGCGACAGGCGCGGCCGGAGGAACAACACCCCGGCCCAGACCATGGACGCGTACAGCGCGGTGCCGGAGTGCTGTTCGAGGCCGCCGCCGGCCGCCGCGCGGACGACGAGGGCGACGATCAGGAAGAGGGTGGCCGCGGCGAGCATCATGACCCGGCACCGCCGAGGGGTGATCGACATTCCGGCGATGCTAGGTGTTTTCCCCGGTGGTGGCGAAGGACTACATCCGTGTCTGGGCGTACTCGTGCAGCACCTTCAGCCGTAGGTTGCCGGGAATCTCGCGCACCGACCCGTCCAGCAGCGCCGGGCGCCGTTAGCGCCAGGAAGGAGGTCAGGGCATCGCGGTCGGCGAGGGCGGGGCGGTGCCGCCCTGCGGGGCCTCCGCCGTCATCAGCCGGACGATCTGCGCCCGGTCGGCGGCGGACGGCAGTCCCCACTCGGGACGGTAGCCGTACACCTCGTGCAGCGGGTGGGAGGCGGTCCGGCCGCCGAGGACCTCGATCGCGTCGGTGTCGATCAGGCCCGGGTGCTCGACGCCGCACGCCTCGGCGACCTTGACCAGGTCCCGGCGCAGCGTACGGATGTAGTTCGCCGCGCGGACCGACTTCGAGGCCGGGTCCACACCCCGGGCGAGCCACGGGTTCTGGGTGGCGACGCCGGTGGGGCAGGTGTCGGTGTGGCACTTCTGGGCCTGGATGCAGCCGATCGCCAGCATCGCCTCCCGGCCGACGTTGACCATGTCGCAGCCGAGCGCGAACGCCACCACCGCGTTGTCGGGCAGGCCGAGCTTGCCGGCGCCGACGAACACCACCCGCTCGTGCAGGTCGCGCTCGGCGAAGACCTTGTAGACCCGGGCGAAGCCCTGCTGGAACGGCAGCGACACCGAGTCGGTGAAGATCAGCGGTGCGGCGCCGGTGCCGCCCTCGCCGCCGTCGACGGTGACGAAGTCGACCCCGCGTCCGGTGTCGCGCATCAGGGTGGTCAGTTCCTCCCAGAAGCCCAGGTCTCCCACCGCGGACTTGATGCCGACCGGCAGGCCGGTCTCCGCGGCGAGTAGTTCCACCCAGTCCAGCAGGCTGTCGCAGTCGGAGAACTCGGCGTGCCGGGACGGGCTGACGCAGTCGCGCCCCTGCGGGATGCCCCGGGTCGCGGCGATCTCGGCGGAGACCTTGGCCGCCGGCAGCAGGCCGCCGAGGCTGGGTTTCGCGCCCTGGCTGAGCTTGATCTCCAGCGCCCGCACCGGCGCGTCGGCGACCAGTTCCTTGAGCCGCTCCAGGCTGAACCGGCCATGTTCGTCGCGGCAGCCGAAGTAGGCGGTGCCGAGCTGGAAGACCAGGTCACCGCCCTTGCGGTGGTACGGCGACAGCCCGCCCTCGCCGGTGTTCTGCAGGCAGCCGGCCAGGGCCGCGCCCCGGTTGAGCGCCTCGACGGCGTTGCCGGACAACGATCCGAAGCTCATCCCGGAGATGTTCACCATCGACTCGGGCCGGAACGCGCGGGCCCGGCCCCGGGCGGCGCCGAGCACCTTCGCGCAGGGCAGCCGCACGTCGTGCCCGGCGTCCGGTGCCGACGGCGGGATGGTCCGACCGAAGGTGCGGTGCTTGATGATCGGATATCCGGGGGTGAACTCGATGTCGTTGTCGGTCCCGAAGCCGAAGTAGTTGTTCTGCTGCTTCGCCGACGCGTACACCCAGCGGCGCTGGTCGCGGGTGAACGGCCGCTCCTCGTTGTTGCCGGCGACGATGTACTGACGTAGCTCCGGCCCGATGGCCTCCAGCAGGTACCGGGCCCGACCGAGGACCGGGAAGGTACGCAGCAAGGCGTGGTCGCGCTGGATCAGGTCGCGCGCGGCGAGGGCCGCGACGGCGGCGACTGCGGCGGCGGGTACGGCTCGGCTTGCCCACTTCATACCCGCCACTCTTTCCGCGATCGTCCTGCGCCAAACGGGCCGGTGTGCGGATCAGTGCCGCGTCGGGAGACGGTGGACGACCAGCAGGGCGATGTCGTCGGTCGGCTGCTCGGCGCCGAGGGCGCCCATCACCGTGGCGCAGACCTCCTCGGCCGGCGCCGGCCGGACCGTCTCGACGAGCTGATCGAGGCCGACGTCGATGACCTCGTGGCGGCGTTCGACGAGGCCGTCGGTGAAGCAGACCAGCACCGCGCCCGGCGGGAAGTCCACCTCCGTGTGGTGCCGGGCCGGCGGTCGGCGACCCGTGCCGAGCGGGGGGTCGGCGTGGACCGGGACGGGTGTGCCCGGCTGGCCTGGCACGGCGAGGACGGGGCGCAGGTGCCCGGCGGCGGAGAGCCGGATGCGGGCCCGGTCGGGGGAGATCATGGCGTAGAGCGCCGTGGTGAGGTTCCCGGCCTCGAAGTGGCCGACCTTACGGTCGAGGAGCGTCAACGCCTCCGCCGGGTCGTCGCAGACCAGCGCGTAGGCGCGCAGCGCGCTGCGGATTCGCCCCATGATCACGGCGGACTTCAGGCCGTGGCCCGACACGTCGCCGATGACCAGGCCCAGCCAGCCCGAGGGCAGGGTGAACACGTCGTACCAGTCGCCGCCGATCCCGGCGACGTGCCCGGGCACGTACCGGGCGGCCAGGTCCAGGCCCGGCACGTCGGGCAGTTGGGTGGGCAGCAGGCTGCGTTGCAGGGCGAGGGCGGCGTTGTGGTCGAGGTTGTGGGACCGGGTGAGGTTGGCCTGGCTGGCCCGGTCGGCGACCAGCTCCAGCAGGCGGACGTCGTCGGCGGTGAATCCGCGGTGACGCAGTGTGCCTACGTGCAGTACGCCGATCAGCTCGCCCCGGGCGAACATCGGCACGCCGAGCAGCGACCGCAGCCCCATCGCCAGCAGGACCGGGTTGACCACGGCGTCGGAGGTGACCTCCTCGATGACCACCGGCCGTCGGGTCAGGGCGATCCGGCCGGCGAACCCGCGGCCGACGGAGATGCGGAAACCCCGCCGGACCTCCTCCTCCAGTCCTTTGGCAGCGGTGGCCACGAGCTGCTGCGCGTGCGTGTCCAGCAGGAGGATGGCCGCCGTGTCGACTTCGAGCAGGTCCCGGACCCGGTCGAGGAGTTCGTCGAACAGGTCGGCCGCGTCGAGGCGGGACAGCGTCGCGTCGGTCACCGCCTTGATGCGACGCAACCGTTCGTCGTCCTGGACGAGCCCCCGGTCGGCCACGACAGGATCCTAGTCCCGTCGGCTGCGTCCGCCGCCCTCCGCGCTGCGTCGGCTGGTCCCGCCGGCCCTCGCGTCCGATCCGGCCGGAGGACCCCCGCCGGCTGATCTTGGCCGGCTGGGTCGGGCCAATCCGGACCAGCCGGATCAGCCAATCAGGACCGGCGTCGGGTCGCCGACGCCTGGAGCGTGGGCCGGCGGATCACCGCGATCCGGTCGCCCCGGGCGCGCAGCGACGTACGCCCGCCGCGCCCACGCCGTACGGTCAGGTCGATGGTGTGACCGCCGACCCGTACGCCCTCCAGCGTGAGGTCCGGCAGCCACTCCGGCAGGTGCGGGTCGACGAAGATCGTCCGCAGCGGCGCGGCCGGGCGCAGCGCCAGCAGCGCCTGGACCAGCGCGACGACCGCGCTGGCGGACCAGGCCTG
This window harbors:
- a CDS encoding DUF2809 domain-containing protein, with the protein product MSITPRRCRVMMLAAATLFLIVALVVRAAAGGGLEQHSGTALYASMVWAGVLFLRPRLSPPAAGAIAIAFCWAVEMSQLTGIPAALSARSLLARLVLGVQFDPVDLAWYPVGVLPLVAVHRIVATRARRRRSTG
- a CDS encoding FMN-binding glutamate synthase family protein yields the protein MKWASRAVPAAAVAAVAALAARDLIQRDHALLRTFPVLGRARYLLEAIGPELRQYIVAGNNEERPFTRDQRRWVYASAKQQNNYFGFGTDNDIEFTPGYPIIKHRTFGRTIPPSAPDAGHDVRLPCAKVLGAARGRARAFRPESMVNISGMSFGSLSGNAVEALNRGAALAGCLQNTGEGGLSPYHRKGGDLVFQLGTAYFGCRDEHGRFSLERLKELVADAPVRALEIKLSQGAKPSLGGLLPAAKVSAEIAATRGIPQGRDCVSPSRHAEFSDCDSLLDWVELLAAETGLPVGIKSAVGDLGFWEELTTLMRDTGRGVDFVTVDGGEGGTGAAPLIFTDSVSLPFQQGFARVYKVFAERDLHERVVFVGAGKLGLPDNAVVAFALGCDMVNVGREAMLAIGCIQAQKCHTDTCPTGVATQNPWLARGVDPASKSVRAANYIRTLRRDLVKVAEACGVEHPGLIDTDAIEVLGGRTASHPLHEVYGYRPEWGLPSAADRAQIVRLMTAEAPQGGTAPPSPTAMP
- a CDS encoding PP2C family protein-serine/threonine phosphatase, with translation MADRGLVQDDERLRRIKAVTDATLSRLDAADLFDELLDRVRDLLEVDTAAILLLDTHAQQLVATAAKGLEEEVRRGFRISVGRGFAGRIALTRRPVVIEEVTSDAVVNPVLLAMGLRSLLGVPMFARGELIGVLHVGTLRHRGFTADDVRLLELVADRASQANLTRSHNLDHNAALALQRSLLPTQLPDVPGLDLAARYVPGHVAGIGGDWYDVFTLPSGWLGLVIGDVSGHGLKSAVIMGRIRSALRAYALVCDDPAEALTLLDRKVGHFEAGNLTTALYAMISPDRARIRLSAAGHLRPVLAVPGQPGTPVPVHADPPLGTGRRPPARHHTEVDFPPGAVLVCFTDGLVERRHEVIDVGLDQLVETVRPAPAEEVCATVMGALGAEQPTDDIALLVVHRLPTRH